A section of the candidate division WOR-3 bacterium genome encodes:
- a CDS encoding VWA domain-containing protein has translation MKRLIAATILLLAVMSCKNPELAGHRTVRVDNPTIEVVFVLDATGSMSGLIEGAKMKIWSIANEILTGDPVPDVRIGLVIYRDRGDVFVVKKYDITDDIDQIYVDLTSVTADGGGDFQEDVNQALTWAVDSMSWTDSENVLKLVFLVGDAPPHMDYNDQNDYITVCRDALKKEIIINTVRCGTDNSTQEVWMEIAHLAEGTYTSIGYEASQVVATPYDEEIASLSRELYGTVLLYGSEEEVIMADATMGASGELAAEAPSTAADRATYAYAKSAAGYGFVSRDLVSEIIEGKIELKDVEDDEMPEIFKDMTDDERTAYIDSLRSEREVITGKMAELTRMRDQYIRDNTGEERDAFDIFVVETLKEQAEIIGVTY, from the coding sequence GTGAAAAGACTGATCGCCGCAACAATCCTGTTACTCGCGGTAATGTCGTGTAAAAATCCCGAATTAGCCGGACACAGAACCGTCAGAGTGGATAACCCTACAATCGAAGTCGTTTTCGTCCTCGACGCCACGGGAAGCATGTCGGGGTTGATCGAAGGCGCGAAAATGAAAATATGGTCCATTGCCAACGAAATCCTCACCGGAGATCCAGTTCCCGATGTCAGAATTGGACTGGTCATATACAGAGACAGAGGGGATGTATTCGTCGTAAAAAAATACGACATAACTGACGACATAGACCAAATATACGTCGATTTGACATCAGTCACGGCCGACGGAGGCGGAGATTTTCAGGAAGACGTCAACCAGGCTCTCACCTGGGCCGTCGACAGCATGTCATGGACTGATTCCGAAAACGTCTTAAAACTCGTCTTTCTCGTAGGCGACGCTCCTCCTCACATGGATTACAACGATCAGAACGACTATATAACCGTGTGCAGGGACGCGCTGAAGAAAGAAATAATAATAAACACTGTCAGATGCGGCACGGACAACAGCACGCAGGAAGTTTGGATGGAAATTGCCCATCTCGCCGAAGGGACTTACACTTCAATAGGATACGAAGCTTCACAGGTAGTAGCGACTCCGTACGACGAAGAAATCGCTTCTCTGAGCAGAGAACTCTACGGAACAGTACTTCTTTACGGAAGCGAAGAAGAAGTGATTATGGCGGATGCGACCATGGGAGCGAGCGGTGAATTAGCCGCCGAAGCTCCTTCGACGGCCGCAGACAGAGCTACGTACGCTTATGCTAAATCAGCCGCAGGATACGGATTTGTTTCGAGAGACCTGGTAAGCGAGATCATTGAAGGTAAAATAGAACTGAAAGACGTGGAAGACGACGAAATGCCCGAAATTTTCAAAGACATGACTGATGACGAGAGAACGGCATACATAGACAGCCTGAGATCGGAAAGAGAAGTCATCACAGGCAAAATGGCGGAACTTACAAGAATGAGGGACCAGTACATCAGGGATAACACCGGAGAAGAAAGAGATGCTTTCGACATTTTCGTCGTAGAAACCCTTAAAGAGCAAGCCGAAATAATCGGTGTGACCTATTGA